A single genomic interval of Spinacia oleracea cultivar Varoflay chromosome 6, BTI_SOV_V1, whole genome shotgun sequence harbors:
- the LOC110796247 gene encoding uncharacterized protein: MHLTENCSSLILSLLPPKLKDPGSLLIPCSIQNLKFDNALCDLGARVRILPYKIYEKLSLGDLTPTPMSLQLADRSVMFPLGRVDDVSPCDWEATCGIQPPTTNANNFEIRPVLITLVQSHPFCGKSSESPHEHLKQFEDYCYTIKHNRVASEYVRLKLFWFSLLGRASDWLDKEVKQNSLRTWNEVASAFLSKFYSHGNTAKYRLKIQSFEQKRDESLFEAWDRFKEYQRECPHHVIPKWLLLQTFYLGLSPTSKTSLDAGAGCPIMNNIEDQIEEIIEDVMQNYQAWHVGTRNYDSKGKYEDGKGSAFAIKQANIIEKLSSRLEKLESAPSQPPSPSTIPPPSATLPKGKGKVSSYNTMPLDTSFCDICGEHGHFPSMCHLLHNVSYVEHGSLYEQEFDVEHANAMNERGASSGGYPSNPGGQYGGSQFPPPGFNGPRTYGNNFPQNPIGYGNAPPTLPPLKSNLEALMESFVGAQAKKNVEFEDRLKQSNTYLKMIETQLTQLSSTIKEHQVHTSLPPQGQPPKKMYAVRTRSGKILDDGAKLVDAPCSRGEEFKGIESTNYDVVEEESHVDDVSDGVKPTEATLLPLPYPQKFVGKKLDDQFSMFLDTISKLYVSLSFTEELKKMPHYSRFMRDILCGKRTCGPKETVHLTENCSALILSPLPPKLKDPGSFSTPCSIQNLKFDNALCDLGASVSIFPYKIYEKLSLGDLTPTPMSLQLADRSVMFPLGRPFLATTGALIDVQGGLITLKEEDAKASFKLPSDDGCCSKMKSCMKLDTIACIEHEYSNF; encoded by the exons ATGCATCTCACGGAGAATTGTAGTTCCTTGATCTTGAGCCTGCTTCCCCCAAAGCTTAAGGATCCCGGGAGTTTATTGATTCCTTGTAGCATCCAAAATCTGAAGTTTGATAACGCTCTTTGTGATTTGGGGGCAAGAGTGCGTATTTTGCCATACAAAATCTATGAGAAGCTTAGTCTTGGTGATCTCACCCCTACCCCTATGTCTTTGCAACTAGCCGATCGCTCGGTTATGTTCCCTTTGGGTAGGGTTGATGATGTTTCCCCTTGTGATTGGGAA GCAACTTGTGGCATACAACCCCCGACTACTAATGCCAACAACTTTGAGATAAGGCCCGTGTTGATTACGTTGGTGCAAAGTCACCCGTTTTGTGGAAAAAGTAGTGAATCGCCTCATGAACACTTGAAACAATTTGAGGATTATTGCTATACTATTAAACACAACAGGGTGGCTTCAGAATATGTGAGGTTGAAGCTCTTCTGGTTCTCTCTCTTGGGGCGAGCAAGTGATTGGCtcgacaaggaggtcaagcaaAATTCACTAAGGACTTGGAACGAAGTGGCAAGTGCGTTTTTGAGCAAGTTCTACTCGCATGGGAATACGGCGAAGTATAGGCTCAAGATTCAATCCTTTGAGCAAAAGAGGGATGAATCCCTATTTGAAGCATGGGATCGATTCAAGGAATATCAAAGGGAGTGCCCTCACCATGTAATCCCTAAGTGGCTCCTCCTACAAACTTTCTACTTGGGACTAAGCCCAACCTCCAAAACAAGTCTTGATGCGGGGGCGGGTTGTCCAATTATGAATAACATAGAGGACCAAATAGAGGAGATCATTGAAGATGTCATGCAAAACTATCAAGCATGGCATGTTGGGACTAGGAATTATGATAGCAAGGGGAAGTATGAAGATGGAAAGGGTTCGGCTTTCGCTATAAAGCAAGCAAACATAATTGAGAAGCTTAGCTCAAGGCTAGAGAAGCTTGAGAGTGCTCCGAGTCAACCACCATCTCCATCAACAATTCCTCCACCATCGGCTACTCTTCCCAAGGGGAAGGGCAAGGTGAGTTCCTACAACACAATGCCACTTGATACATCTTTTTGTGATATTTGTGGTGAGCATGGTCATTTTCCTAGCATGTGCCATCTTTTGCATAATGTTTCATATGTTGAACACGGCTCTCTTTATGAGCAAGAATTTGATGTGGAACATGCAAATGCTATGAATGAGAG GGGTGCTTCTAGTGGGGGCTATCCGTCGAACCCGGGAGGCCAATATGGTGGTTCTCAATTTcctcctcccggattcaatgggcCAAGGACCTATGGCAATAATTTCCCACAAAATCCTATTGGTTATGGCAATGCTCCTCCAACTCTCCCGCCTCTGAAGTCTAACCTTGAGGCTCTTATGGAGTcatttgtgggggcgcaagctaAGAAAAATGTTGAGTTTGAGGATAGATTGAAGCAATCCAACACTTATTTGAAAATGATTGAAACCCAATTAACACAACTTTCTAGCACCATCAAGGAACATCAAGTGCAtactagtctcccaccccaaggtcaacctcCTAAGAAAATGTATGCGGTCAGGACTAGGAGTGGGAAAATTTTAGATGATGGTGCTAAGTTAGTTGACGCTCCTTGTTCTAGGGGAGAAGAATTTAAGGGAATTGAGTCTACGAACTATGATGTGGTCGAAGAGGAGTCTCACGTTGATGACGTGAGCGATGGTGTGAAGCCAACAGAGGCTACTCTTCTACCTCTCCCGTATCCTCAAAAGTTTGTTGGAAAGAAGTTAGATGACCAATTCTCTATGTTTCTAGACACTATTAGCAAGCTTTATGTGTCATTGTCTTTCACCGAGGAGCTTAAGAAAATGCCACATTATTCTCGGTTCATGAGAGACATTCTGTGTGGCAAAAGAACTTGTGGCCCCAAGGAAACCGTGCATCTCACGGAGAAttgcagtgccttgatcttgaGCCCGCTTCCCCCAAAGCTTAAGGATCCCGGGAGTTTCTCGACTCCATGTAGCATCCAAAATCTAAAATTTGATAACGCTCTTTGTGATTTGGGGGCAAGCGTGAGTATTTTTCCATACAAAATCTATGAGAAGCTTAGTCTTGGTGATCTCACCCCTACCCCTATGTCTTTGCAACTAGCCGATCGCTCGGTTATGTTCCCTTTGG GGAGGCCATTCTTGGCCACGACGGGGGCTCTCATTGATGTTCAAGGTGGTCTTATCACCTTGAAGGAGGAAGATGCCAAGGCTAGCTTCAAGCTTCCTAGTGATGATGGATGTTGTTCCAAGATGAAGAGTTGCATGAAGTTAGACACTATTGCTTGCATTGAGCATGAGTATTCTAATTTCTAA